A DNA window from Allokutzneria albata contains the following coding sequences:
- a CDS encoding pyridoxal phosphate-dependent decarboxylase family protein — protein MAGTGEGLAEVAAALARAVGGASTARRPSGPLPAGSPQDVLGAVTSRLGPAVIPGTGVGPDAALHRVARLLVEQGIDLTHPFAAAHLQPPPLAVAVAADALAGASNASQDTYDSGPAGIAVERWLVAALANLAGFEKRADGVLTPGGSLSNLMAIMLARDTVARRLGIDIRTDGVAALGKPVVFCSELAHFSTHRACAVLGLGEAAVRAVPVDADRRMRPDALVEMLAGLNADEIPLAVVATAGTTDFGSVDPLPEICEIAREHGMWFHADAAYGFGALFSDRLAPKVAGLQLADSITVDLHKIGWQPSAASVLLVADGTAFSSLERQVDYLNPADDGEQGYDGLLGVSLQTTRRPDAVKVATTLLAYGRTGLGSMLDTCHDLALHAESRIAAEPELELVAGANLTTVVFRYRGSDELNGALRRDLLRSGQALLGRTSAFPDEPGSPSVTCLKFTLLNPNAGVDDIDALIDLVISTGRKLAHQEGAA, from the coding sequence TTGGCCGGCACCGGTGAGGGCCTGGCCGAGGTCGCGGCCGCGCTCGCCCGTGCCGTCGGCGGGGCCAGCACCGCGCGCCGCCCGTCCGGGCCGCTGCCCGCGGGCTCCCCGCAGGATGTGCTGGGCGCGGTCACCAGCAGGCTCGGCCCCGCGGTCATCCCGGGGACCGGGGTGGGCCCGGACGCGGCGCTGCACCGCGTCGCCAGGCTGCTCGTGGAACAGGGCATCGACCTGACCCACCCGTTCGCCGCCGCCCACCTGCAGCCGCCGCCGCTCGCGGTCGCGGTGGCCGCCGACGCGCTGGCCGGGGCGAGCAACGCCTCGCAGGACACCTACGACTCCGGGCCCGCGGGCATCGCGGTGGAGCGCTGGCTGGTCGCGGCCCTGGCCAACCTGGCGGGCTTCGAGAAGCGCGCTGACGGCGTGCTCACCCCGGGCGGTTCGCTGTCCAACCTGATGGCGATCATGCTCGCCAGGGACACGGTGGCGCGGCGCCTCGGCATCGACATCCGCACCGACGGCGTGGCCGCGCTGGGCAAGCCGGTGGTGTTCTGCTCGGAGCTGGCGCACTTCTCCACGCACCGGGCCTGCGCGGTGCTCGGGCTGGGCGAGGCCGCGGTGCGCGCGGTCCCGGTGGACGCCGACCGCAGGATGCGGCCGGACGCGCTGGTGGAGATGCTGGCCGGGCTGAACGCGGACGAGATCCCGTTGGCGGTGGTGGCGACGGCGGGCACCACCGACTTCGGCTCGGTCGACCCGCTGCCGGAGATCTGCGAGATCGCCCGCGAGCACGGCATGTGGTTCCACGCGGACGCGGCGTACGGCTTCGGGGCGCTGTTCTCCGACCGGCTGGCGCCGAAGGTGGCCGGGCTCCAGCTGGCCGACTCGATCACGGTGGACCTGCACAAGATCGGCTGGCAGCCTTCCGCGGCGAGCGTGCTGCTGGTGGCCGACGGGACCGCGTTCAGCTCGCTGGAGCGACAGGTCGACTACCTCAACCCGGCCGACGACGGCGAGCAGGGCTACGACGGCCTGCTCGGGGTGAGCCTGCAGACCACGCGGCGACCGGACGCGGTGAAGGTCGCGACGACGCTGCTCGCCTACGGCCGCACCGGGCTCGGCTCGATGCTCGACACCTGCCACGACCTCGCGCTGCACGCGGAATCCCGCATCGCGGCGGAACCGGAGCTGGAGCTGGTCGCGGGCGCGAACCTCACCACGGTCGTCTTCCGGTACCGGGGCTCGGACGAGCTCAACGGCGCGCTGCGGCGGGACCTGCTGCGGTCGGGGCAGGCGCTGCTGGGCCGGACCTCCGCGTTCCCGGACGAGCCGGGATCGCCCTCTGTCACTTGCCTGAAGTTCACGTTGCTCAACCCGAACGCCGGTGTCGATGACATCGACGCGCTGATCGACTTGGTCATCAGCACCGGACGCAAGCTCGCGCACCAGGAGGGCGCAGCATGA
- a CDS encoding DUF948 domain-containing protein, with amino-acid sequence MSPGQIAALIAAGAFVLLVLLLAVPLIKLGRTLDEATVALRKAHENADPLFTGANTTLNHVNTQLERVDGITANARAVSGNVSALTSLFTATLGGPLVKAAALSYGVSKAVRARRRAAEEPGKHSRRGRKSRGGRR; translated from the coding sequence GTGTCACCAGGGCAGATCGCCGCGCTGATCGCAGCGGGCGCCTTCGTGCTGCTGGTGCTGCTGCTGGCGGTTCCACTGATCAAGCTCGGGCGCACCCTCGACGAGGCGACCGTGGCGCTGCGCAAGGCCCACGAGAACGCCGATCCGTTGTTCACCGGGGCCAACACCACGCTGAACCACGTCAACACGCAGCTGGAGCGCGTCGACGGCATCACCGCGAACGCCCGCGCGGTCAGCGGCAACGTCTCGGCGCTCACCTCCCTGTTCACCGCCACCCTCGGCGGTCCGCTGGTGAAGGCCGCCGCGCTGTCCTACGGCGTGAGCAAGGCCGTCCGGGCCCGCCGCCGCGCCGCCGAGGAGCCCGGCAAGCACTCCCGTCGCGGCCGCAAGTCCAGGGGCGGGCGTCGATGA
- the alaS gene encoding alanine--tRNA ligase, with translation MQTHEIRQRFLDHFQKAGHTLVPSAPLILDDPNLLFVNAGMVQFKPYFLGEAPPPYATATSVQKCVRTGDIDEVGKTTRHNTFFQMAGNFSFGDYFKEGAMTHAWELLTGSLEDGGYGFDPGRLWVTVYQDDDEAIELWQKVAGIPAERIQRRGMADNYWSMGVPGPCGPCSEIYFDRGPEFGEEGGPVADEDRYLEIWNLVFMQNERGEGGAKDNYPILGQLPAKNIDTGMGVERVAFLLQGVDNVYETDLVRPVITAAEKFSGRTYGTNPADDVRFRVIADHARSGVMLVADGVTPGNEARGYVLRRLLRRIVRSTRLLGVHEPVLAEFTAVVRDAMGPSYPELVSDFDRIEAVMRTEEEAFLATLTSGSKIFDVAAAETVAAGSRQLSGDKAFQLHDTFGFPIDLTLEMAAEQGLTVDEEGFRSLMAEQRQRAKADAASRKTGHGDLTVYRSVLEQHGTTEFLGYTDLDSDSRVVGLLVGGVPVRSAAAGTEVELFLDRTPFYAESGGQVGDTGVLVGDNVQISVTDVQKAVPGLFVHKAKVLAGEVAVDDVIQAHVDEDRRGAVERSHSATHLVHAAVRSAYGKRAAQAGSLNSPGRMRFDFTTPGPVSATVLSGVEEEVNAYLLDDVEVKSFTTTMDKALELGAVALFGEKYGNEVRVVDMGEYSRELCGGTHVKRIGQLGMVKLVGDSSIGSGVHRVEALVGMDALRHTSKERLLVSQLADQLKVPTHELPERVSGILSRLRDAEREIDRMRVAAVLQSAGDLAGKGQDVNGTVLVAERVPDGVAGNDLRALTTEVRNRLGSRSGVVALFSCEPDSGKVSFVVATTPAARDAKLKAGDLVKSFLPAIDGRGGGKPDMAQGGGTKAAGVEEAVTALRRALGGS, from the coding sequence ATGCAGACGCATGAGATCCGCCAGCGCTTCCTCGACCACTTCCAGAAGGCCGGGCACACCCTCGTGCCCAGCGCCCCGCTGATCCTGGACGACCCGAACCTGCTGTTCGTCAACGCCGGGATGGTCCAGTTCAAGCCGTACTTCCTCGGCGAGGCCCCGCCGCCGTACGCCACCGCCACCAGCGTGCAGAAGTGCGTGCGCACCGGCGACATCGACGAGGTCGGCAAGACCACCCGGCACAACACCTTCTTCCAGATGGCCGGGAACTTCTCCTTCGGCGACTACTTCAAGGAAGGGGCGATGACCCACGCCTGGGAGCTGCTCACCGGCTCCCTGGAGGACGGCGGCTACGGCTTCGACCCAGGCCGCCTGTGGGTCACCGTCTACCAGGACGACGACGAGGCCATCGAGCTGTGGCAGAAGGTCGCCGGCATCCCCGCCGAGCGGATCCAGCGCCGCGGCATGGCCGACAACTACTGGTCGATGGGCGTTCCCGGCCCCTGCGGCCCGTGCTCGGAGATCTACTTCGACCGCGGCCCGGAGTTCGGCGAGGAGGGGGGTCCGGTCGCCGACGAGGACCGCTACCTCGAGATCTGGAACCTCGTGTTCATGCAGAACGAGCGCGGTGAGGGCGGGGCCAAGGACAACTACCCGATCCTCGGCCAGCTGCCAGCCAAGAACATCGACACCGGCATGGGCGTGGAGCGGGTGGCCTTCCTGCTCCAGGGTGTGGACAACGTCTACGAGACCGACTTGGTCCGCCCGGTGATCACCGCCGCCGAGAAGTTCTCCGGCCGCACCTACGGCACCAACCCGGCCGACGACGTGCGCTTCCGCGTCATCGCCGACCACGCCCGCAGCGGCGTCATGCTGGTCGCTGACGGCGTCACCCCCGGCAACGAGGCCCGCGGCTACGTGCTGCGCCGCCTGCTGCGCCGCATCGTCCGCTCCACCCGCCTGCTCGGCGTGCACGAGCCGGTGCTGGCCGAGTTCACCGCCGTGGTGCGCGACGCCATGGGCCCGTCCTACCCCGAGCTGGTCAGCGACTTCGACCGGATCGAGGCCGTGATGCGGACCGAGGAGGAGGCCTTCCTGGCCACCCTCACCTCGGGCTCGAAGATCTTCGACGTCGCCGCCGCCGAGACCGTGGCCGCCGGGAGCAGGCAGCTCTCCGGCGACAAGGCCTTCCAGCTGCACGACACCTTCGGCTTCCCGATCGACCTCACCCTGGAGATGGCCGCCGAACAGGGCCTCACCGTGGACGAGGAGGGCTTCCGGAGCCTGATGGCCGAGCAGCGGCAGCGGGCCAAGGCCGACGCCGCCTCGCGCAAGACCGGGCACGGCGACCTGACCGTCTACCGCTCGGTGCTCGAACAGCACGGCACCACCGAGTTCCTCGGCTACACCGACCTGGACTCCGACTCGCGCGTGGTCGGCCTGCTGGTCGGCGGCGTCCCGGTGCGCAGCGCCGCCGCCGGCACCGAGGTCGAGCTGTTCCTGGACCGCACGCCCTTCTACGCCGAGAGCGGTGGCCAGGTCGGCGACACCGGCGTGCTGGTCGGCGACAACGTGCAGATCTCCGTGACCGACGTGCAGAAGGCCGTTCCCGGGCTGTTCGTGCACAAGGCCAAGGTGCTCGCCGGTGAGGTCGCCGTCGACGACGTCATCCAGGCCCACGTGGACGAGGACCGGCGCGGCGCCGTCGAGCGCTCGCACTCGGCCACCCACCTGGTGCACGCCGCCGTCCGCTCCGCCTACGGCAAGCGCGCCGCCCAGGCCGGTTCGCTGAACTCGCCGGGCCGGATGCGCTTCGACTTCACCACGCCCGGCCCGGTCTCGGCCACCGTGCTCAGCGGGGTCGAGGAGGAGGTCAACGCCTACCTCCTCGACGACGTGGAGGTGAAGTCCTTCACCACGACGATGGACAAGGCCCTGGAGCTGGGCGCCGTCGCCCTCTTCGGCGAGAAGTACGGCAACGAGGTCCGCGTCGTCGACATGGGCGAGTACTCGCGCGAGCTGTGCGGTGGCACCCACGTGAAGCGGATCGGCCAGCTCGGCATGGTCAAGCTGGTCGGCGACTCCTCGATCGGCTCCGGCGTGCACCGCGTCGAGGCCCTGGTCGGCATGGACGCCCTCCGGCACACCAGCAAGGAGCGGCTGCTCGTCTCGCAGCTGGCCGACCAGCTCAAGGTGCCCACGCACGAGCTGCCCGAGCGCGTCTCCGGCATCCTCAGCCGGCTGCGCGACGCCGAGCGGGAGATCGACCGCATGCGCGTGGCCGCCGTGCTCCAGTCCGCCGGGGACCTGGCCGGCAAGGGACAGGACGTCAACGGCACGGTGCTGGTGGCCGAGCGGGTCCCGGACGGGGTGGCCGGCAACGACCTGCGCGCCCTGACCACCGAGGTGCGCAACCGTCTCGGCAGCCGGTCCGGGGTCGTGGCCCTGTTCTCGTGCGAACCGGACAGCGGCAAGGTCAGCTTCGTCGTGGCCACCACCCCGGCCGCCAGGGACGCCAAGCTCAAGGCCGGTGACCTGGTGAAGAGCTTCCTGCCGGCCATCGACGGCCGCGGCGGCGGCAAGCCCGACATGGCCCAGGGCGGTGGCACCAAGGCCGCCGGGGTCGAGGAGGCCGTGACCGCGCTGCGCCGCGCCCTCGGCGGCTCGTGA
- the ruvX gene encoding Holliday junction resolvase RuvX, with protein sequence MSVTPDRPGPDDPGPGRRLGVDVGSVRVGVALSDPSPFLASPLATLARDEKAGRDIDQLVGLVGEHEVVEVVVGLPRTLAGRHGPAAEAATAYAAVLAGRIAPVPVRLSDERLTTVSATRMLSDRGVRGKKQRSVVDQAAAVEILQGWLDLRARTRPAPQEG encoded by the coding sequence GTGAGCGTCACCCCCGACCGCCCGGGCCCGGACGATCCGGGGCCCGGGCGGCGCCTGGGCGTCGACGTGGGCTCGGTGCGGGTCGGCGTCGCGCTCAGCGATCCGAGTCCGTTCCTCGCCAGCCCCCTCGCTACCCTGGCGCGCGACGAGAAGGCTGGCCGGGACATCGACCAGCTCGTGGGACTCGTCGGGGAGCACGAGGTGGTCGAGGTGGTGGTCGGTCTGCCCCGCACGCTGGCCGGACGGCACGGCCCGGCGGCCGAGGCCGCGACGGCCTACGCCGCGGTGCTGGCCGGGCGGATCGCGCCGGTGCCCGTCCGCCTCTCCGACGAGCGGTTGACCACGGTCTCCGCGACCCGGATGCTCTCCGACCGAGGGGTGCGCGGCAAGAAGCAGCGGTCGGTCGTCGACCAGGCCGCGGCCGTCGAGATCCTCCAGGGATGGCTCGACCTGCGCGCCCGTACCCGACCTGCCCCCCAGGAGGGTTGA
- the mltG gene encoding endolytic transglycosylase MltG, with translation MNDLDLFDEGPAEEKPRRGRAAAAADNQRRRKVLLVGGLAAVVILGIGIWYGVTSLFGLTSYEDFEGAGESDVVVKVEPGTISQTGQSLMDAGVVASVRAYTAAAQENEAATSVQPGYYVLKTKMSGASAVAGLVRKNAKVGEMEIRGGNQLDDVTVASGKVTPGIISLIAKASCAELNGKNTCLTPEQVRTAMEKADLTEIGAPEWVITEASKATEPRRRFEGLLMPGKYDVKPGDTPENVLRALLTTASARLQAAGLPKAAEKTGFSPYQLLVMASLVEKEAAGPDFGKIAQVTRNRLAIGMRLQYDSTVNYPLDRPNIRTNSADRDKAGAYNTYAVQGLPPTPIGSPSAQAISSAITPEPSEYLYFVRCDKNGRSCFAKDLDDHNTNVREAQARGAY, from the coding sequence GTGAACGACCTCGACCTCTTCGACGAGGGACCGGCCGAGGAGAAGCCGCGCCGCGGGCGGGCCGCCGCGGCCGCCGACAACCAGCGGCGCCGCAAGGTCCTGCTGGTGGGCGGCCTCGCCGCAGTGGTGATCCTCGGCATCGGCATCTGGTACGGCGTGACCTCGCTGTTCGGGCTGACCAGCTACGAGGACTTCGAGGGCGCCGGTGAGTCCGACGTCGTGGTCAAGGTCGAACCGGGCACCATCTCCCAGACCGGGCAGAGCCTGATGGACGCGGGCGTGGTCGCCAGCGTCCGCGCGTACACCGCCGCCGCGCAGGAGAACGAGGCGGCGACCTCGGTGCAGCCCGGCTACTACGTGCTCAAGACCAAGATGTCCGGCGCCAGCGCGGTCGCGGGCCTGGTGCGCAAGAACGCCAAGGTCGGCGAGATGGAGATCCGCGGCGGCAACCAGCTCGACGACGTGACCGTGGCCAGCGGCAAGGTCACCCCCGGGATCATCTCGCTGATCGCCAAGGCCAGCTGCGCGGAGCTCAACGGCAAGAACACCTGCCTCACCCCGGAGCAGGTCCGCACCGCCATGGAGAAGGCCGACCTCACCGAGATCGGCGCGCCGGAGTGGGTGATCACCGAGGCGTCCAAGGCGACCGAGCCGCGGCGGCGGTTCGAGGGACTGCTGATGCCCGGCAAGTACGACGTGAAGCCCGGCGACACCCCGGAGAACGTGCTGCGCGCGCTGCTGACCACCGCCTCGGCCAGGCTCCAGGCGGCCGGGCTGCCGAAGGCCGCGGAGAAGACCGGTTTCTCGCCGTACCAGCTGCTGGTGATGGCCTCCCTGGTGGAGAAGGAGGCCGCGGGCCCGGACTTCGGCAAGATCGCGCAGGTGACGCGCAACCGCCTCGCCATCGGCATGCGGCTGCAGTACGACTCCACGGTCAACTACCCGCTGGACCGGCCGAACATCCGCACCAACAGCGCTGACCGGGACAAGGCTGGCGCGTACAACACCTACGCGGTCCAGGGGCTGCCGCCGACCCCGATCGGCTCGCCGAGCGCCCAGGCGATCTCCAGCGCGATCACCCCGGAGCCCAGCGAGTACCTGTACTTCGTGCGCTGCGACAAGAACGGCAGGTCCTGCTTCGCCAAGGACCTCGACGACCACAACACCAACGTCCGCGAGGCCCAGGCGAGGGGCGCTTACTGA
- a CDS encoding shikimate dehydrogenase, with protein MVRKAAILGSPVEHSLSPVLHRAAFEALGLTGWTYERIECSEDALPGLVGGLGPEWAGLSVTMPGKRAALTLASRVTPRARMAGAANTLVPIDGGWQADSTDVDGVVGALRAAAGFTIAAGPAVILGAGGTTQAALVGLAELGVRQVRLVVRDPARAVEALACAERLRLAVTVVNWADADPAKLVDGCSVLISTVPTAAVEPWVTELAEAPSVLDVIYHPWPTPLAAAAEKAGNPVATGLDMLLHQAFGQSELFTGRPAPREAMRSALREATGYVLPLPLG; from the coding sequence ATGGTTCGCAAGGCGGCCATCCTGGGCTCGCCGGTCGAGCACTCGCTGTCGCCGGTGCTGCACCGCGCCGCGTTCGAGGCGCTGGGCCTGACCGGCTGGACCTACGAGCGGATCGAGTGCTCCGAGGACGCGCTGCCCGGCCTGGTCGGTGGACTCGGCCCGGAGTGGGCGGGCCTGTCGGTGACGATGCCGGGCAAGCGCGCCGCGCTGACGCTGGCCTCGCGGGTCACGCCACGAGCGCGGATGGCGGGCGCGGCCAACACACTCGTTCCGATCGACGGCGGGTGGCAGGCCGACAGCACCGACGTGGACGGCGTGGTCGGGGCGCTGCGCGCGGCGGCGGGCTTCACCATCGCGGCGGGTCCGGCGGTGATCCTGGGCGCGGGTGGTACCACGCAGGCCGCGCTGGTCGGGCTCGCCGAGCTGGGCGTGCGGCAGGTCCGCCTCGTCGTCCGCGATCCGGCCCGTGCGGTCGAGGCCCTGGCCTGCGCGGAGCGGTTGCGGCTCGCGGTCACCGTGGTGAACTGGGCCGATGCCGATCCGGCCAAGCTCGTCGACGGCTGCTCGGTGCTGATCAGCACGGTGCCGACGGCGGCGGTGGAGCCGTGGGTCACCGAGCTGGCCGAGGCGCCGAGCGTGCTCGACGTGATCTACCACCCGTGGCCGACGCCGCTGGCCGCGGCCGCGGAGAAGGCGGGCAATCCCGTCGCGACCGGCCTGGACATGCTGCTGCACCAGGCGTTCGGCCAGTCCGAGCTGTTCACCGGCCGTCCCGCCCCGCGCGAGGCGATGCGCTCCGCCCTCCGCGAAGCCACCGGCTATGTCCTGCCGCTCCCGTTGGGTTAG
- a CDS encoding DUF998 domain-containing protein: MDLNIAGAPAATRAPRLGITVAWMGVGISGALMAVLHGQSFPSPYSQTISTYGVGPLSQVYMWALVALGVGSLAFLAGMVRWEAPYSPLAWTCVGIWSGGLLLAGVLPMDTTSTERTPFGMLHNLAAVAAFLGLPTAGMVLGKRYRAHPQYSGYARASRRLGIFGFVMLFAFGVSFFGMMEPALIDWFPGPNPVGITERLLVVGEVVLLAVLMRWSAEITRTIRTT; encoded by the coding sequence ATGGATCTCAACATCGCCGGCGCTCCCGCCGCGACCCGGGCGCCCCGGCTGGGGATCACTGTCGCATGGATGGGCGTCGGGATCTCCGGCGCCCTCATGGCCGTGCTGCACGGCCAGTCCTTCCCGAGCCCGTACTCGCAGACCATCAGCACCTACGGTGTCGGCCCGTTGTCGCAGGTCTACATGTGGGCGCTGGTGGCGCTGGGCGTCGGCTCGCTGGCCTTCCTCGCCGGGATGGTCCGGTGGGAGGCGCCGTACTCGCCGCTCGCGTGGACCTGCGTGGGCATCTGGAGCGGCGGCCTGCTGCTGGCGGGCGTGCTGCCGATGGACACCACCAGCACCGAACGCACCCCGTTCGGCATGCTGCACAACCTGGCCGCGGTCGCGGCGTTCCTCGGGCTGCCGACCGCCGGGATGGTGCTCGGCAAGCGCTACCGGGCACACCCGCAGTACAGCGGTTACGCCCGCGCGAGCAGGCGGCTGGGCATCTTCGGCTTCGTCATGCTCTTCGCCTTCGGGGTGAGCTTCTTCGGAATGATGGAACCGGCGCTGATCGACTGGTTCCCCGGCCCGAACCCGGTCGGCATCACCGAGCGGCTGCTCGTGGTCGGCGAGGTCGTGCTGCTCGCCGTGCTGATGAGGTGGTCGGCGGAGATCACCAGAACGATCCGGACGACCTAA
- a CDS encoding HPr family phosphocarrier protein has product MPERRVTVASSVGLHARPAALLAKAAAAQPVTVTIRKDGGEPVEAASVLGLMTLGAMHGDEVVLNAEGEGAEEALEALASIIAEDHDQG; this is encoded by the coding sequence ATGCCGGAACGACGGGTCACCGTTGCCTCCTCGGTCGGACTGCACGCACGGCCGGCCGCACTGCTGGCCAAGGCCGCGGCGGCGCAGCCGGTCACGGTCACCATCCGCAAGGACGGCGGCGAGCCGGTGGAGGCGGCCAGCGTGCTCGGGCTGATGACACTGGGCGCGATGCACGGTGACGAGGTGGTGCTCAACGCCGAGGGCGAGGGCGCCGAGGAGGCGTTGGAGGCCCTGGCCTCGATCATCGCCGAGGATCACGACCAGGGCTGA
- a CDS encoding PTS transporter subunit EIIC produces MSATPGGRDIKGLAVLQRIGRSLMLPIAALPAAGLLLRLGQDDLLGGVGGLEKVAAVIGGAGGVLFDYLPVLFAVGVAIGFAKKADGSTALASVVGYLVLSKVILVFNPLAEGKEGAPPNNWPYGVLTGLIAGLLTAWMWQRYHRIKLPPYLAFFGGRRFVPMAVAVVMIPLGVVMGLLYPLFNSGLTSLGEMITGSTLVGAGAYGMANRLLLPFGLHHIINSFVWFVFGEFGGQHGDLNRFIKAHDPSAGTFMTGFFPIFMFALPAAALAIWRTAKPEQRKIVGGIMLSGALTAVITGVTEPLEFSFLFVAWPLFLVHAALTGVSFIVVNALGIHTGFTFSAGAIDYVLNWNISTQPLLIIPVGLAFAVVYYFLFTFVIKKWNLKTPGREDESADPQAESSKI; encoded by the coding sequence ATGAGCGCCACCCCGGGCGGTCGTGACATCAAGGGTTTGGCGGTACTGCAACGGATCGGCCGCAGCCTCATGCTGCCGATCGCCGCGCTGCCCGCCGCGGGTCTGCTGCTGCGGCTCGGGCAGGACGACCTGCTCGGCGGCGTCGGCGGGCTGGAGAAGGTGGCCGCGGTCATCGGCGGCGCCGGTGGTGTGCTCTTCGACTACCTGCCGGTGCTGTTCGCCGTCGGTGTGGCGATCGGCTTCGCCAAGAAGGCCGACGGGTCGACCGCACTGGCCTCCGTCGTCGGCTACCTGGTGCTGTCCAAGGTCATCCTGGTGTTCAACCCGCTGGCCGAGGGCAAGGAGGGGGCGCCACCGAACAACTGGCCCTACGGCGTGCTCACCGGTCTGATCGCCGGCCTGCTCACCGCGTGGATGTGGCAGCGCTACCACCGGATCAAGCTCCCGCCGTACCTGGCGTTCTTCGGCGGCAGGCGGTTCGTGCCGATGGCCGTCGCCGTGGTGATGATCCCGCTCGGCGTGGTGATGGGCCTGCTCTACCCGCTGTTCAACTCCGGGCTGACCTCGCTCGGCGAGATGATCACCGGCAGCACCCTGGTCGGGGCGGGCGCCTACGGCATGGCGAACCGGCTGCTGCTGCCGTTCGGCCTGCACCACATCATCAACTCGTTCGTGTGGTTCGTCTTCGGCGAGTTCGGCGGTCAGCACGGCGACCTCAACCGGTTCATCAAGGCGCACGACCCGAGCGCGGGCACGTTCATGACCGGCTTCTTCCCGATCTTCATGTTCGCCCTGCCCGCCGCGGCGCTGGCGATCTGGCGGACGGCGAAGCCGGAACAGCGCAAGATCGTCGGCGGCATCATGCTCTCCGGCGCGCTGACCGCGGTGATCACCGGTGTCACCGAGCCGCTGGAGTTCTCGTTCCTGTTCGTCGCCTGGCCGCTGTTCCTGGTGCACGCCGCGCTGACCGGCGTGTCGTTCATCGTGGTCAACGCCCTGGGCATCCACACCGGGTTCACCTTCTCCGCCGGTGCCATCGACTACGTGCTGAACTGGAACATCTCGACCCAGCCGCTCCTGATCATCCCGGTCGGCCTGGCCTTCGCGGTGGTGTACTACTTCCTCTTCACCTTCGTGATCAAGAAGTGGAACCTCAAGACACCGGGCCGCGAGGACGAGAGCGCGGACCCGCAGGCCGAATCCAGCAAGATCTAG
- a CDS encoding GntR family transcriptional regulator, with product MSVPVPETPAARLLDGPTPKHAQLREILRRLAQEQLPPGTPVPSERELATRYGVSRLTVREAISQLVTEGLLTRVRGKGTFTAKPRVDAQLHLASFTEDIRRRGMTPATEVLDHGELVPPTATASALGLDTGQTAYWLFRLRRADGTPMAVERGWYHPREVPGLLRHDLTRSLYGLLAREYGVQLDHGRQTVWADAADPVTARLLGIKPGSPVLVFRRISTAAGAPVEDMTSWYRGDLYQVTMQLDRSLPGSGPHPQQGGTR from the coding sequence GTGAGCGTGCCGGTCCCGGAGACCCCCGCCGCCCGGCTGCTGGACGGGCCGACGCCCAAGCACGCCCAGCTGCGCGAGATCCTGCGCAGGCTGGCCCAGGAGCAGCTGCCGCCGGGCACACCGGTGCCCTCCGAGCGCGAGCTGGCCACCCGCTACGGCGTCTCCCGGCTGACCGTGCGCGAGGCGATCAGCCAGCTGGTCACCGAGGGACTGCTGACCCGGGTCCGCGGCAAGGGCACCTTCACCGCCAAACCGAGGGTGGACGCCCAGCTGCACCTGGCCTCCTTCACCGAGGACATCCGCAGGCGCGGGATGACCCCGGCGACCGAGGTGCTCGACCACGGCGAGCTGGTCCCGCCGACGGCCACCGCCTCCGCACTCGGCCTGGACACCGGCCAGACCGCCTACTGGCTGTTCCGGCTGCGCCGCGCCGACGGCACCCCGATGGCCGTCGAACGCGGCTGGTACCACCCCCGCGAGGTCCCGGGGCTGCTGCGGCACGACCTCACCCGTTCCCTGTACGGCCTGCTCGCGCGGGAGTACGGGGTCCAGCTCGACCACGGTCGCCAGACCGTGTGGGCGGACGCCGCCGACCCGGTGACCGCCCGGCTGCTCGGCATCAAGCCGGGCAGCCCCGTCCTGGTCTTCCGCAGGATCTCCACCGCCGCCGGAGCTCCGGTGGAGGACATGACGTCCTGGTACCGGGGCGATCTGTACCAGGTGACCATGCAACTCGACCGGAGCCTTCCCGGCTCCGGTCCCCACCCTCAGCAGGGAGGTACCCGATGA
- a CDS encoding glucose PTS transporter subunit EIIB has translation MADKAGAILAGLGGADNVEDIEACITRLRCEVRDGSLVDQAALKAAGAHGVMQQGTIVQVVVGPEADTLAEDIQDLM, from the coding sequence GTGGCTGACAAGGCTGGGGCGATCCTCGCCGGGCTCGGAGGAGCCGACAACGTGGAGGACATTGAGGCCTGCATCACACGGCTGCGGTGTGAGGTGCGCGACGGTTCCCTGGTCGACCAGGCCGCGCTGAAGGCGGCGGGCGCGCACGGGGTCATGCAGCAGGGCACCATCGTGCAGGTCGTCGTCGGTCCCGAGGCCGACACCCTCGCCGAGGACATCCAGGACCTGATGTGA